DNA sequence from the Parascardovia denticolens DSM 10105 = JCM 12538 genome:
CCGGATCGCGGCTGTAGGAGCCCGGCCAAAGTCAAGGCCAGAGTGGATTTCCCCGAACCGTTGCGCCCCACCAAAGCGGTGATCTGGCCAGGGTAAAAATCCATGGTGATACCCCGGGCTATGGGTTCGTCGGTATGGCCGACGGCCAGGTTTCTGACGGATAAAAGGGGTCGGCTGCTTGCCGTCCTTCCTTCCGCCTGCGATTGATGGGCCGTCCGATCGACCTGGAGGTCAGCTGGATGGTCGGATGCAGAACTGGACGAACTCCGGTAAAGGCGAGGTATCCATAAGCCCAAGGATTCCACAAGGTCGGCCTGGCCTTTGAAAACCTGCTCCGGACTGCCATCGGCCACGACCCTGGTGACCCGGGATGAGGACGGGTCCCGCTCATCAGGGCCCGGGGCCAAAACAATCACCCGGTCGATCAGAGGAAGCCAGAGGTCCGCCTTATGCTCCACCAAAACCATGGTCGGATGGGTCCGCTCCATCACCTGGCTTACCGCTTCCACCAAGTCCCCGGACCCGGGTGGGTCGATCATGGAGGTCGGCTCGTCCAAAAGCAGCAGACCCGGCCGCATGGCCAAAACCCCGGCCAAGGCCAGTCTCTGGGCTTGGCCGCCGGACAAGTGGGCGGTGGAACGGTGCCATTGCAAGTCTTCCAAACCGACCTGGCCCAGGCATTCCTTCACCCGGCTGGTGATATCAGGCCGGCTCAACCCCAGATTCTCCGGCCCGAAGGCCACGTTATCAGCCAGACGTTCGAAAATCGTCTGCGCCTGGGGGTCCTGCATGAGCAGACCGGAAGAGCCTATGGCCTGCCCGGCCGGCTTCCCGCCGACCAGGAGGGCGCCTTCGCTCAGCCCCCCCTCCTCGTCTTCCTGACCGGCCTCAGCGGCTCCCAGCAACCCGGCCATAGCCTGTAGAAGGGTGGATTTACCCACTCCCGAAGCGCCGAGCAGGAGGACCCGTTGCCCGGCGTCTATATGGAGGGAGAGGTGGCGCAAAGCCCAGTCGGAACGCAGGGGGTGATGGTAGCCCCAATCGTGCAGATCGATCGAGACCGTCGAGACCGGCTCCTCCGGGCAGGAAGCCGAGGAGGATGAGGAAGATGGGGATGACAAGCCGGTCCCGCCTTCACTTCGTCTGAGCGGCGTCGGCCTGACGGACCAGGCGGCCGGAAGCGAAACGGTCCAAAGCGCCTGTCTTGGCTATGGCTTTATAGAGGAACCACATGAGCAAGCCGGCCACAATGGCCCCGGAGACGACCGTGCTCACGCATTCCACCAAGTTCTTGGCCAAAGAATTGCCCTGTTGATAGCCCAAAATCACGTAGCCGACGAAGCAGAAGAGGCCGGAGACGAGGCCGGACAAGGTCGTCGACCACCAAGTCCAAACCCGGTAGAAGAGGATCAGGAAGACGATCTCCGCCCCCAGGCCTTGGATCAGGCCGGAGACGATGGTTTCGGCCCCTCCCCAGGAATTCCCCAGGAGGGATTCCAAAAGGGCGGCGACCATCTCCGCGTAGAGGGCGGCTCCCGGCTTACGCACGATGATGGCGGCCAAGGGGCCGGCGAAAAGGAAGATCCCGTTAACCAGGCCGATCAGTCCCGGGATGAAAGCGAAGCCAGGCTTGAGCGCTTCATAAATCCAGGCGCCGGCCCAGAAGACGAAAGCGGAGACGACCCCGATGACGGAGGCGACGATGATGTCGACCACCCTCCAGCGCAAGGAGCGCCGGGGGGAATGGTTCGGGAATGATGCGGGAGAAGGGGTGTTCGAGTTCATGATGTGCCTTTCTATGTAATGATTACTCGAAAAGCACGGGGAGAAGATGACGGTCCGTGCGCCGGCATTGCCCGGTAACGTTCAATCGGTTATCTCAGCCGCCCGGCCGATTCGGTCAGACAGCACCCGTGTCAGCATCCATGATGCCACTTTCGGCTGACAAAAGAAGTGAGAGGGCCTGGCCGGGGAAGGCTCGGGAAAGGCCGGGGGAAGGCTTGTCTTATCTGGCCTTGACGGTATGGTAAGGCCTCATGGATTGGAATTCAGTGAAGAGCTTCTTCAAGAAAGACGATAAGGAAAACGAGCAGGCCGGCGAACCCGCCCAGGCCGAGCCCCGTAAGACGACGGACCCCTCCCCCGGCCGCAAGAAAGGGCCGACTCCGAAGCGGAGCGAAGCGGAATCCCAGAACTATCATCCTTTGGTCCCCAAAGACCGCAAAGCCAGCCGCAAGGCGGAGAAGCTCCGCCGCAGGAAGCGCCAGGACGCCGAATACGCGGCCATGAAAAGCGGGGACTTGACCCATATGCCCGCGGCCGAGCGCATCCCGGTCCGCGTCTACATCCGGGATTACGTGGATTCCCGCTTCAATATAGCCGAATACTTCCTGCCCGCCATGCTGGTCATCCTCATCATCTCCATGATCGTGATGGTCACCCTGCCCATCGCGGCCATGTGGCTCATGGCCGCGATGTACGTCTACATGGTGGTGGCCGTCATCGACCTCTTCGTCCTGTGGCATGACCTGAAAAAACAGTTGGTCGACCGCTTCGGAGCCTCTTCCGTGGATAAGCGGATGAGGTCCGGCATGTACGCCAGCCAGCGGGCCATGAACATCCGTCGGTGGCGGCTGCCCATCCCCCGCCTGAAGAAGCGGGCTGATTACGCCCAGTGGCGTCAGAAGAACGTGAAGAAAGGCCTGTGAGACATGACCCCTGTCAAGGCCGCTTCCACAAGGACCTATGATTACGAGCTGGCCGTCATCGGGTCCGGCCCCGGTGGTTATTCCACCGCTTTACGGGCGGCGGAGCTCGGCCTGAAAGTCGCCCTGGTGGAGAAGGACCCCCATCTGGGCGGCACCTGCCTGAACCGGGGCTGCATCCCCACGAAAGCCCTTTTGACGGCGGCGCATGCCAGACGGAACATGACCCAGGCGGATTTCTGGGGAATCGCGGTGGACCCTTCGTCCATCAGCCTTGATACGGCGGCCTTGCACGAACGGAAGCGCTCCCTCGTCTCCTCCATGGTCTCCGGTTTGGAGAGACTGGTCAAAGCCAGGAAAATCGCCCGAATCCAGGGGACGGCTCATCTTCTGGGACCTCATACCGTCGGGGTGAAGGACCGGCGCATCGAGGCCGACCAGATTGTTCTGGCCCTGGGGTCCCAGCCTGTGGAACTCCCCTGGCTCCCCTTCGGCGGACCGATTCTGGACTCGGATATGGCCTTGGCCGAAGAATCGATCCCTGGCCGCGTGGCCATCGTCGGCTCGGGGGCCATCGCTTTGGAGTTCGCCACCTATTGGAGTTCCCTGGGATCCGAGGTGACCGTCTTCCTGCGCAAGGACCGGCCGCTCTCCCACGGGGACAAGCGGACCGCCCTGGCCGTCATGCGGGGTCTGGCCCGAAGCGGCATCCGTTTCATCCCTCGCGCCCAGGTGACTCAAGCGGTCCTCCTGCCTGATTCCCGTCTTGATTTGTCTTACGGACAGTCCGACAGTCGGTCCCAAGGCCAGGCGGACGGACCGTCCGACGACCCCTCGCACGAACAGTCGTTGACCGTCGACCGCCTTTTGGTGGCGGTCGGCCGAGCCCCCCGAACCGACCTCCCCGGCCTGGATTTGACCCAGGTCCATCTGGACCCCCACGGATTCGTGCTCACCGACCCTTATGGACGGACCGATCAAGGCAACATCTGGGCCGTGGGCGACATCCGGGCGGGCCATCAACTGGCCCACCGCGCTTTCGGACAGGGAATCGCCGTCGCCGAATCGATCGCTTTCGACCGCGGTCTCCTCTCCCGGCCTCCCCGGCCGGTGGACGAACATTCCGTCCCCCAGGTGGTCTATTCGGAAATCGAATACGCATCCGTCGGCTATACGAAAGATGAAGGGATGGCCCGGCCCGAAGAGTTCTTCGACGTCCAGGAGACCGCCATCCCCCTGCTCTCCAACTCCCGGGTCCTCATGGAACAAGCCTCCGGCAACCTCACCCTGGTCACGGGAAAGCTGACCGCGAGGAAAGGCGGCCAGGGAGCCGACACGGTTTATCTTCTGGGAGCCCACATAGCCGGCCCCCGGACCAGCGAAATGATCGCCGAAGCCCAACAGATCATCGCCAACCGCATCCCCCTCCATCTGGCGGCCAGCCTCATCCACCCTCACCCTACGATCAGCGAATCCCTGGGCGAGGCCCTGCTCAAAGCCGACGGACGTCCCCTGCATCTGCGGTAGCACCATCCGCTTCCTTACTTCCCCGGGCCCCATTAAACTTGGTTCCAGTTAGTCTTTGACGAATTCACCAATCGAACCATCGACGAATATACAAACAGACAAGAGGTACCATGGCCGACATCAAGCCACGCAATCAACGCCAAGCCGGTTCCGCGAAGCCCGCGGCCGGCTCCAACCAGAGCAAGAAGAAGGATTCGAAGCCCGCCCGCCGCAACATCTTCAAGCAAGTGGCCATGATCTACCGCTTCACTAAGAAGGAAGACCCTTCCATCACCTGGTGGCTGGTCGGCGCCTTCGTGATTCCCGCCCTGATCGTGGTCGCCTTGGGCTTCGTCTTCCATAACGGCGTCGTCGGATGGATTTTCAATGTCGTCCTGGCCATCATGCTGGGAATCCTGGTCATGACCATGGTCTTGACCAACCGAAGCGAGGCGGCCGGCTACCGACGTCTGGAAGGGCAACCCGGCGCCACCGGGGCCGTGCTCGAAAGCATCAACGAAGGCCGCTTCTCCAGCCGGGTCATCAAGTTCACCCAGCAGCCCGTCTGGGTGGATCCCCGCACCAAGAACGCCATCTGGCGCGGAACGTCCGTTTACGGGGTCTACCTGGTGGGCGAAGGCCCTTTGGACGCCATCAACAAGGCCATGGATAAGGAAGCCCAGAAGATCCACCACGTGACCCCCGGCTCCGACATCCCCATCTACCGCATCTGCGTGGGCAGGGGCGCCGGTCAGACCCCTCTGACCAAGCTGCGCAAGGCCTTGCGCAAACGCCACAAAATCAAGTTCACCATGGAAGAGCTGGAACAGGTCAACGATCGCCTGCGCACCCTGCAGACCAAGTCCGGCCTGCCCATCCCTAAGGGGGTCGACCCCTACCGCATGCAGCGCGTCTCCCGCAGGGCCATGCGGGGCAAGTAAAACCAGGGAAAGCGAAGATTTATTCACCGGATTTCGGATAATGAGACATCAACGCCCGCAAGCCCAAGAATTCCAAGGATTCTTCCAGTTTCCCGGGCGTTTTTCCATGCCCTATATGAACCCCCTGAACTAGACTGGGGGACGTCCCAGTGATACAAAACGCCATGCCCCATAGCATAGCGAAAGGAGCGGTCTCGTGACCGAAATTAAGACCAAAGAGGATGTCGAAGCCCTTATCCAGCAGGAAAACGTGGAATACGTTTCCGTTCGCTTCACCGACCTGATCGGCGTGCAGCAACACTTCACCGTCCCCGCCAGCGAGTTCCTCAAGGACGCCTTCACTGACGGCATGCCTTTCGACGGCTCCAGTGTCAAGGGTTTCCAAGCCATCAACCAGTCCGATATGAAGCTGATCCCCGATGTTCAGACCTCCTACCTGGACCCCTTCCGCAAGCACAAGACCCTCAATATGGCCTTCTCCATCGTGGACCCCATCACTGATG
Encoded proteins:
- a CDS encoding DUF3043 domain-containing protein, which gives rise to MDWNSVKSFFKKDDKENEQAGEPAQAEPRKTTDPSPGRKKGPTPKRSEAESQNYHPLVPKDRKASRKAEKLRRRKRQDAEYAAMKSGDLTHMPAAERIPVRVYIRDYVDSRFNIAEYFLPAMLVILIISMIVMVTLPIAAMWLMAAMYVYMVVAVIDLFVLWHDLKKQLVDRFGASSVDKRMRSGMYASQRAMNIRRWRLPIPRLKKRADYAQWRQKNVKKGL
- a CDS encoding FAD-dependent oxidoreductase yields the protein MTPVKAASTRTYDYELAVIGSGPGGYSTALRAAELGLKVALVEKDPHLGGTCLNRGCIPTKALLTAAHARRNMTQADFWGIAVDPSSISLDTAALHERKRSLVSSMVSGLERLVKARKIARIQGTAHLLGPHTVGVKDRRIEADQIVLALGSQPVELPWLPFGGPILDSDMALAEESIPGRVAIVGSGAIALEFATYWSSLGSEVTVFLRKDRPLSHGDKRTALAVMRGLARSGIRFIPRAQVTQAVLLPDSRLDLSYGQSDSRSQGQADGPSDDPSHEQSLTVDRLLVAVGRAPRTDLPGLDLTQVHLDPHGFVLTDPYGRTDQGNIWAVGDIRAGHQLAHRAFGQGIAVAESIAFDRGLLSRPPRPVDEHSVPQVVYSEIEYASVGYTKDEGMARPEEFFDVQETAIPLLSNSRVLMEQASGNLTLVTGKLTARKGGQGADTVYLLGAHIAGPRTSEMIAEAQQIIANRIPLHLAASLIHPHPTISESLGEALLKADGRPLHLR
- a CDS encoding DUF4191 domain-containing protein encodes the protein MADIKPRNQRQAGSAKPAAGSNQSKKKDSKPARRNIFKQVAMIYRFTKKEDPSITWWLVGAFVIPALIVVALGFVFHNGVVGWIFNVVLAIMLGILVMTMVLTNRSEAAGYRRLEGQPGATGAVLESINEGRFSSRVIKFTQQPVWVDPRTKNAIWRGTSVYGVYLVGEGPLDAINKAMDKEAQKIHHVTPGSDIPIYRICVGRGAGQTPLTKLRKALRKRHKIKFTMEELEQVNDRLRTLQTKSGLPIPKGVDPYRMQRVSRRAMRGK
- a CDS encoding ECF transporter S component translates to MNSNTPSPASFPNHSPRRSLRWRVVDIIVASVIGVVSAFVFWAGAWIYEALKPGFAFIPGLIGLVNGIFLFAGPLAAIIVRKPGAALYAEMVAALLESLLGNSWGGAETIVSGLIQGLGAEIVFLILFYRVWTWWSTTLSGLVSGLFCFVGYVILGYQQGNSLAKNLVECVSTVVSGAIVAGLLMWFLYKAIAKTGALDRFASGRLVRQADAAQTK